The window GCCCGGCACCCAGGGCCCGGCGCTCAAGGAGATCAAGGCGCATGTGACGGGCGACAAGCCTGCGCTGTCAGGTGAACTGCTTGCCTGCTGGTATTCCGACATCGGCGCGCTGAACCGGGTTCTTGTGCTGCACCGCGCCGCGAGCGCCGAGCAGGCGCTGGCCGATCGCGAACGCCTGGTGCTGGCGGAGGATCCGTTCGGCCTGAAGGATGCGATCACGCAGCTGCAAGCCGACACCTTTCATCTGCTGCCGTTCCTCACAGGCATCGACACCGGCACGAAGGGGCCGATGTTCGAGGTGCGAACCTATGAGACCAGGGCCGGCGGCATGGGGCCGACGGTCGAGCTCTGGCGCAAGGCGCTGCCGGAGCGGATGAAACTGTCGCCGTTGCTCGCGGGGCTCTACAGCGTCAGCGGCGTCGCCGCGCGCTTCATGCACATCTGGCCCTACGAGAACCTCGAGGCCCGCTCACGGTTGCGCGCCAAGGCCGTCGCCGACGGCATCTGGCCGCCGCAGGGAGGTCCGGCGCATCTGCAGGTGATGCAGTCGGATATCTATCTGCCGGCGGAATTCTCGCCGTTGCGGTGATCGCAGCTGGAGGCGGGTCAGCCAACGTATCGGCGCGAAGCGCAGACCCGTTGGCGAACCCGCCCTGCATGCGGCGACGCCTGACATTTGAGCAGGCCGACCAGGAATCGGACAAGCGAATTGGCACGGCAACCCGCATTGTATCAGGATGCTCGTACAGTCATTCGCCAGAAAAACAGACTTCGCTGATAAACAATCATCACATCCCGGCCGTAGGATTGATCCCCGGTCGTGCAGCAGCTGACCAAGACCAGAGAGGTTTACAAGCCTACCCACGCAAACATCGACACCCAAAAAGGAGGCGCTCCATGCTTAGCCATCGGATGTTCGAAACGGCCTTGTCGATAACCAGGCACTTGCTGGCCGGGGCCGGCGTCCTCGCTGCCGTGCTCTTTGCCGGTCCATCGTTCGCCGACGATGGCGGACGACCGGTGAAGGTCATGATCATCAACATGTTCAACTCCGAAGCATCGGCTTTCACCGACAACCTCGGACTGAAGGAGTCGATACGTGTTCGAGGCCTGTCGCCCGACTATCCAAACATTCTCTGCAACGCGGACGATGTGTGCCAGATGGTCGCCGGCGAAGGGCACGCCAACGTGGCTGCATCGACCATGGCCTTGCTTCTCAGCGACAAGTTCGATTTGCGTCACACCTACTTCCTGATCGCGGGCATCGCCGGGATCGATCCTCACCAGGGGACAACCGGCTCGGCGGCCTGGGCGCGCTATCTGATCGACTACGGCATTTCCTGGGAAATCGACGCGCGCGAGATTCCGGGAACCACAGCCGATCCGACGCAGCCGGCGTGGCCTTATGGCTACCTCGCGATCTTTCCCACCGACATGACCAGGCAGCCCTGGAATTCGTTGCCCACCATCCCCACCCCCTATCACAGCGAGATGTATCGGCTGAACGAAGTCTTGTTGCAGAAAGTCCTGGCGTTGACCGGCAAGGTGGATCTCAAGGTCAACGACAATGCGACGGCCCAGGCCTATCGCGCCCACTATGCCGAGGCGAAGGCCAAGGCCCCGCCCAGCGTCATTCAGTG is drawn from Bradyrhizobium prioriisuperbiae and contains these coding sequences:
- a CDS encoding NIPSNAP family protein, coding for MTYNVTILTLRPGTQGPALKEIKAHVTGDKPALSGELLACWYSDIGALNRVLVLHRAASAEQALADRERLVLAEDPFGLKDAITQLQADTFHLLPFLTGIDTGTKGPMFEVRTYETRAGGMGPTVELWRKALPERMKLSPLLAGLYSVSGVAARFMHIWPYENLEARSRLRAKAVADGIWPPQGGPAHLQVMQSDIYLPAEFSPLR
- a CDS encoding purine nucleoside permease, whose protein sequence is MRRRLTFEQADQESDKRIGTATRIVSGCSYSHSPEKQTSLINNHHIPAVGLIPGRAAADQDQRGLQAYPRKHRHPKRRRSMLSHRMFETALSITRHLLAGAGVLAAVLFAGPSFADDGGRPVKVMIINMFNSEASAFTDNLGLKESIRVRGLSPDYPNILCNADDVCQMVAGEGHANVAASTMALLLSDKFDLRHTYFLIAGIAGIDPHQGTTGSAAWARYLIDYGISWEIDAREIPGTTADPTQPAWPYGYLAIFPTDMTRQPWNSLPTIPTPYHSEMYRLNEVLLQKVLALTGKVDLKVNDNATAQAYRAHYAEAKAKAPPSVIQCDTMAGDTWYHGIKLGERAAAWTALWTGGKGTYCTTQQEDNATYMALSRGALSGLVDLDRVAVLRTASNFDRPYPGESAWHSLCSCGIEGGSGGFAPAISNLWAVSAPFIKDVVAHWDKWKRGVPK